The genomic DNA TCCACAATCCGCAGATAGTTCGTGACATTGTCAAGATCTGCGGCTGCCGGTTTAAAACAGTGCCGCCTCCCGACCAAGAGGCTGAGGAGGAAGAGGTATGGTGTGGtttaatataagtagatatcaTACTGACTtcatgcacagaataaatttcatttcagttcTTCATTGTATACTTATTCCATGCGTAGTGTGAAGATGATGTAACAATACTGTCAACACTTTCGAAAGTCCCgaattatataggtacatacatccTTATTTGAAGCTGTCACCATTCCCCAGAACAAAGACGCGGTCCCAgcgccccccgcgccccccGAGGCGCTGCGGCCGCGGCCCCCCGTGGTGTGCGTGATGGGCCACGTGGACCACGGCAAGACCACGCTGCTGGACGCGCTGCGAGACACCTCAGTAGTCGACCAGGAGTTCGGGGGGATCACGCAGCATATCGGGGCTTTTGAAGGTGGGTAGTGTTTCAAGACGTTTTTAGaccaagttttattttagtggagcttactccaccatgctgctcgaCTGTGGATTGGTAGAGGGTTTTCTttctttacggctaatagccgggaccaaggggCCTTCGGTTGATTttgaggaggcctatgcccagcagtgggacgtacacatatagtctgtttatgttgtttaatttattatgtacCAAGTTATAATAAAACTTGGCCCAGGAGCATAAAATGTGAAGCACATAGTCATGCGTCGTGGCCCGCAGTGAAGCTGGCCAGCGGCGAGCGCGTGACGTTCGTGGACACGCCGGGCCACGCCGCCTTCTCGCGCATGCGCGGCCGCGGCGCCTCGGCCACCGACGTGGTGGTGCTGGTGGTGGCGGCCGACGACGGCGTCATGGACCAGACCGTGGAGTCCATACGCATGGCCAGGGACGCCAACGGTACGTACATCATACTATTATTTCTGAAAATTTCGGATACCTTACGGATCTCGTAAGTCCCGTGGCTGTACATGAACGcagaaatttaaatatttttgaattttgaatcggCCTTAATTATTTCCCCCGTTATTCTGGGCCAAGTGTCAGAAATCGTAAGTAGACATTCTAAAAAaatgccttttttatttttatatttatttatccatttattatttacaacgtGACAGTTGCCCATGGcgttacatatatatacaattAATCTTACATTCATATAAACTAGTGTTGCCAATAATCGATTATCCATTAATCGATGATTTACCTCTAGATAACCTAAAAATCGATATGCTTATCAATATTGGAAAACAACCAACAATCGACaagaacaacaacacaacaacagcgTCGATTCGATATAATTATAgaatcaattattagattatttttcaatatcgatactatcgatagataTAATGTGTGCCGGGGTGCTCCCCTCCCTGTGGTCGTAAGGTAATAAGGCCACATTGCCTCAATTCGtccaaaaaagcaattttgctatttgactttaCTATGTTACTTcgtatacaataatattttggagaatttcttcaatgtggccttgtTAGGCACTATAATTACCGTTGTATACTGAAGTATTTTGTAACACAAATTGATTGCGTACTGAGTGTGTGTGTGCCCGCAGTGCCCATCCTGGTGGCGGTCAACAAGGTGGACAAGCCGGGTGTGAACATTGTAGGTATGCTCCACTCGATACTCACGTGTTACAACCACACCTTCAAGCTTTGCATGCCACTTTGATTCGGGTTACAAGTTGTTCTCTAACATTTTGATATTATTAAGTAGACTTTTTGCAATTAGAATTTGATGAAAGACTTCTTCACGATCACCCAAAAATATGTCACGGCGGAGTCTACTAAGATTCGATTCTTAGTTCACAAATGTATGTACCAACCAAAATGCTTCGCCTCTTCATCTGAGATCGTGGATGAACACGAACCtagaatgtatattttttaaacccgAGGCTAACGTTATTACGATATCTTATTTTTCGAGTAGCTTATCTAACAAAGCCTGCAACCTTTCCAACGATTGCTTTACAACAATTGAGGCGTGTATTGCCTGTGATGCACGTGTTTCCTACTACCAGGAAGCCACGCTGCGCTCGCTGGCGCAGCACGGCGTGGTGTGTGAGGCGCTGGGCGGCGACGTGCAGGCCATCCCCGTGTCGGCGCTGAAGAGGCAGAACCTGGACACGCTGGTGGAGGCGCTGACGCTGCAGGCGCAGCTCATGGAGCTGCGGGCCGACCCCCAGGGGCTCGTGGAGGGCGTGGTGCTGGACGCGCAGCTGGACCCGCGCACCGGGTGagtgctgctgctgctgctgctggctACACACGCCACATTGGACGCGAGTTGGTCGTCGGCGTACGCAATAACATAGTATTCATTATAGGAAACGTGCCAAAGTGCCACTGACGGCGGCATAGGcgttattacttattacagtaggaagtaagtataagtatagTGAAGCTTCAACATGCCAATTAAGAGCGAAATCGATAATCGAAAATAATTATCGTGAAATACACTTGTATCACGCGTATTTGATTCAGTTGTCTTGAAATCACTGAtatgtggggacatatcacaaaaatcactttgtgatcccttgtttggttaggacattacagattgatcatctgattggccgaaagtaagatgatctgtgctgcGGAAGGCTTGCGTATTCAATAACAGGCAGATACATCAAACCAGATGAGGCGTTTACATTATATCCATTAGTCTTATATCTTACGCGAACCGGAGTCATCGTTCGACACAAACGTTAGGAAGAAATAGTATATCTGTACCCGCCTATGGATATGTATCTTCGCCTGATACTAGCGACCACTCGTCGACATCCGCGAGGCGGCGTCCTTTAACCCGTCGAACACTGCGTCAACATTTCGGACTTCAAGACGTCGATCACGAGGCAAGAGGAGCTGCTGGGCGAGCGGTACATGACGGTGGTGTGGGCCTCCGCCCGCGACCAGCCGGCCTCTGCCCCACGAGGCTCGTGAGTGAGATTCGACAACTTCACGCTAACGGGTAGGATGCCCAAAGGTGAACGTGAGGCATACCGTGATTTCGTCGTCAGAGGCGATAAACTACGGGAAGATGTCGCTCCCGGGTTGTGAGTGCGACGTGATGCAGTTCCTGAGTGGCAAGATGAAGCCGTGGAtgttgtatgggacatacctaatagtcaaccatttatggtcagtcacatctgtagcgcgagcaaaccaacgcgtctcaacGTTTgcatcttgtaatttaatataatatcctaagtaacacagttcattcaattatttgtgtggggttttattacaatGACCAGCGCTCCCCACAGACGTTGTAGGGGCGGGGCAGCATGCCGGTGGCGCCGCCGGCCCACTCGGCCGCGGTGCCAATGTGGAGTTCTGTAACTTCTGCTCAATGTATTGAAATAAATGTGTTACGTGATTCTTAAGAGTTTTATTCGTTTCCGATGTAAAATCACGTCTGAGAGTTTCTGATCTGAATCGTCTTCGTGTTTCCCAGTAGGACTCCCCCGTAGTGAGGTTCTAGATTAGATCTTTTTAGTAGAAGTTTTCAAAAAACTCATTAAATTACAATGGATCATCACATATATAGTGCGAGTCATCCTGGCTGCTAACGTAGTACACTCGATTGCCGGAGTCGCGTCGTAATGCAGCGCGTTGTTGCAGCAAGCGGGCCACGGTGCTGGTGCGGCGGGGCACGCTGCGGCGCGGCTGCGTGCTGGTGGCCGGCGCCGCCTGGGCGAAGGTCAgctcttttatttattcatttcaaataatacacaaataatACAAATCGACAATGTATGCAACCTATTTACTAAAATACTTTAGACTAATATTAGTGTATTCCGCCAACGAGCatgtatataaatctgtgtCCGGATTTTCATGAGCTATTTCGTTAACCGCGCGAGTTGCCCGGACTATCGGCGAGTGCTTCCCGAAGTTAGTACCACCAATACCTACTGCGAACATTGTAGGAAGACGACTAGTCGATTGTGCAATATTCGGCACAATCTACTTGagacatttaagtatatcaggGTTGTCGATATACCCCCTGAGTACTTTACGTAtacgcatataaaactaatgcTACGTTCCTTCTGACCAATCCGGAAATATCCAACTATGTCTAGAACAAAAAGCGATGCATCAGCAGATGGAAGGGGTATACTCCATATAATCTTAAATGTAACGCTCTTGTGAATTTGTTTCGCAACttctcttcgccccgcaccaattcgttcCGGGCATCGAGCTAGATATACCTCCAACCCCCCTCCTCCAGGAGTCCGTGTGAGTCTAAATTGACATTGAGACTCTTCTCAAtgtccgtaagccgctaaggaataAGGAGATGCGCGCGCAGGccgtgtctcgctcgcacttacgagCTGCGGCGGcactaagtaagtaatttttgAATTGgggtgtccggggtgtgccttaTAAACGCGGCTACAACAGACGACGCTTGCAGGTGCGCGTCCTCCTGTCGGCGGAGGGCCGGCCGCTGCCGCAGGCGGGCCCGGCCACGCCCGCCTGCGTGCTGGGCTGGCGGCAGCTGCCGGCCGCCGGGGACGTCGCGCTCGAGGTCAGCTCCGAGGTAACacatcgcttctgtaaacaaccggacctgtctacaTCGCCAGCTCACGTAACCGGACCGCGTGAACAACGACATACCTAAACGGTTGACGATGATGTATGTCTCCAGCGAGTGGTAGACCTCGCCGCTCACGCATTGGTTTATACATACCTGGTCACGAAAAAACATACCTCTAAAACTATATAAAATCATGTGGAAAAGATGTATGAGGCCCGTGAATGCCCGCAGAAACGCGCAAACGAGGTAATGCGCTGGCGGCACAACCAGCGCATGAAGGAGAAGCAAGCGACGGACCTGCCGGCCATCGAGGAGAAGGAGGCGCTGCACCagcagcagtaccagcagcagCTGGCGCACAAGCGCGCGCTGGGCCGCGTGCGGCTGCGGCCGGCCGGGCCTCGCGGCAAGATGCTGCGGCCCGACCTGCACCCCACGCTGGCCCTGCTCGTCAAAGGTCGCTATGGCTCAACCCAGTTTCCATAATTTTAGTTGTtccgtaaataaaatatttcgtttCATAAATTAACTACAAGTAGTTATAAGTGTTTCTGGTTTAATCTGGAAAATAAACGTAACATTACACGCCAGTTTAAAGTCAACATTGCTATACAACTAGCCGTTTGTGTGGGCAGGTGACGTG from Pectinophora gossypiella chromosome 18, ilPecGoss1.1, whole genome shotgun sequence includes the following:
- the LOC126374859 gene encoding translation initiation factor IF-2, mitochondrial isoform X2, which encodes MFYSNILRSPLRRIQKEFMLQFSELKSNAWENQWRQLSISFACYKKRRPAEEKAIENHGRQVIRYSPKAGSEVVGIWRNMTVQDLAAVLNRDVDHIYKALEFADKNSDAKYTPNTVIHNPQIVRDIVKICGCRFKTVPPPDQEAEEEENKDAVPAPPAPPEALRPRPPVVCVMGHVDHGKTTLLDALRDTSVVDQEFGGITQHIGAFEVKLASGERVTFVDTPGHAAFSRMRGRGASATDVVVLVVAADDGVMDQTVESIRMARDANVPILVAVNKVDKPGVNIEATLRSLAQHGVVCEALGGDVQAIPVSALKRQNLDTLVEALTLQAQLMELRADPQGLVEGVVLDAQLDPRTGKRATVLVRRGTLRRGCVLVAGAAWAKVRVLLSAEGRPLPQAGPATPACVLGWRQLPAAGDVALEVSSEKRANEVMRWRHNQRMKEKQATDLPAIEEKEALHQQQYQQQLAHKRALGRVRLRPAGPRGKMLRPDLHPTLALLVKGDVDGSVEAILDILETYDEHERVRMDLVHYGVGPVTPNDIEIAEAFNAVIYAFNVECSAALAAEAKKKNIEIKQHNVIYKLVDDVKLQLSARIPVTQREEILGEANVLQQFSVSEGKKRVPVAGCRCVKGSLQRNARYRLIRNGQVIYDGKLASMKHLKEEVTTVKREQECGLRLEDAAVAVRPGDTLVCYATRDAAAATGWDPGF
- the LOC126374859 gene encoding translation initiation factor IF-2, mitochondrial isoform X3, with the protein product MYKSLLFRWSPLRRIQKEFMLQFSELKSNAWENQWRQLSISFACYKKRRPAEEKAIENHGRQVIRYSPKAGSEVVGIWRNMTVQDLAAVLNRDVDHIYKALEFADKNSDAKYTPNTVIHNPQIVRDIVKICGCRFKTVPPPDQEAEEEENKDAVPAPPAPPEALRPRPPVVCVMGHVDHGKTTLLDALRDTSVVDQEFGGITQHIGAFEVKLASGERVTFVDTPGHAAFSRMRGRGASATDVVVLVVAADDGVMDQTVESIRMARDANVPILVAVNKVDKPGVNIEATLRSLAQHGVVCEALGGDVQAIPVSALKRQNLDTLVEALTLQAQLMELRADPQGLVEGVVLDAQLDPRTGKRATVLVRRGTLRRGCVLVAGAAWAKVRVLLSAEGRPLPQAGPATPACVLGWRQLPAAGDVALEKRANEVMRWRHNQRMKEKQATDLPAIEEKEALHQQQYQQQLAHKRALGRVRLRPAGPRGKMLRPDLHPTLALLVKGDVDGSVEAILDILETYDEHERVRMDLVHYGVGPVTPNDIEIAEAFNAVIYAFNVECSAALAAEAKKKNIEIKQHNVIYKLVDDVKLQLSARIPVTQREEILGEANVLQQFSVSEGKKRVPVAGCRCVKGSLQRNARYRLIRNGQVIYDGKLASMKHLKEEVTTVKREQECGLRLEDAAVAVRPGDTLVCYATRDAAAATGWDPGF
- the LOC126374859 gene encoding translation initiation factor IF-2, mitochondrial isoform X1, with the translated sequence MYKSLLFRWSPLRRIQKEFMLQFSELKSNAWENQWRQLSISFACYKKRRPAEEKAIENHGRQVIRYSPKAGSEVVGIWRNMTVQDLAAVLNRDVDHIYKALEFADKNSDAKYTPNTVIHNPQIVRDIVKICGCRFKTVPPPDQEAEEEENKDAVPAPPAPPEALRPRPPVVCVMGHVDHGKTTLLDALRDTSVVDQEFGGITQHIGAFEVKLASGERVTFVDTPGHAAFSRMRGRGASATDVVVLVVAADDGVMDQTVESIRMARDANVPILVAVNKVDKPGVNIEATLRSLAQHGVVCEALGGDVQAIPVSALKRQNLDTLVEALTLQAQLMELRADPQGLVEGVVLDAQLDPRTGKRATVLVRRGTLRRGCVLVAGAAWAKVRVLLSAEGRPLPQAGPATPACVLGWRQLPAAGDVALEVSSEKRANEVMRWRHNQRMKEKQATDLPAIEEKEALHQQQYQQQLAHKRALGRVRLRPAGPRGKMLRPDLHPTLALLVKGDVDGSVEAILDILETYDEHERVRMDLVHYGVGPVTPNDIEIAEAFNAVIYAFNVECSAALAAEAKKKNIEIKQHNVIYKLVDDVKLQLSARIPVTQREEILGEANVLQQFSVSEGKKRVPVAGCRCVKGSLQRNARYRLIRNGQVIYDGKLASMKHLKEEVTTVKREQECGLRLEDAAVAVRPGDTLVCYATRDAAAATGWDPGF